The Guyparkeria halophila DNA window ACGGCAAGCCGCCCACCATTGGATCGGTGGGCCGCCTGCAACCGAAAAAAAACGGGGCATGCGCCCCGTTTTTTTGTGCCTTCTTCTTCCCGCTCGGTTTCAGTCCGACACAGGACGGGCCATCTCGATCCGGCCCACGGCCAGCCGTTCATCGCCGTCAAGGATCACCCAGTCCTCGCCGTGATCGGTAGCCACGTCGATCACCCTGACACGCCGCCAACGGCCATCCACATGAACCTCGGCGTGGCGCTGGTGCAGCGCGGCGGCCTCGAGCACATCGAGGATGCCGCAGCGAAAATCGACGTCGGAGGACCCGGGGCCAGACTCGTCAACCATGCGGTTGTCAGCCATGGAAGGCCATAGCGCCCGAGCGTCGATCAATCAGGTACAGCCCCAGGGCCACCAGGAACAGTACCGGCAAGGCCGATTCCATGCCCTCCTCCAAGGCGAGCATCACCATGTCGATATTCTCCGGCAGGGTAATGTCGAATTGCACCCGCAGGATCGACGGGCCGCGATCGACCGCCTTGAGAAGCGGCGAGATCGCCACCGCGAACAGCGCCAGCCACCCCCAGGGACGACGCCAGCCACCGCGGGCGAACACCTCGCGCCCACCCAGCACCAGCAGCCAGATCAGCGTGATCGTCAGTCCCACCGCAACGGCACCCGCGATCAGCTTTTCGGCCATGGGCACGCCGGCCATCTGGTAATAGTCCGACTTGAACAGGCTGTCGGTGGTGAACTTCTTGTGCCAGCCCTCTTCCCGGGCCGCCAGCGCGGCGGCAACCACGGCCATGCCGATCCGCTTACCAAGCCCGATCGGTCGCGCGAACAGCAGCACCGCCGCCAATACCAGCCAAAGCACCGCACTGAGATCCTCGAACCAGCCCGTTTCGCTGAACAAGACATCGGCGCGCTCGGCAGGCAGAACGAGACCCAAGTAGACAAGCCAAGCGGCGTAGGCCACCAGCACCAAGCCTGTCAGGGCAACGAGGGAACGTTGATTCATGGAACGGTCATCCAAAAAATCGCCATGCTACCCAGCCGCGCGCGGAGCGGCAATGCGACGATCAATCCACATAGGGACCGCGCTGGCGGATCGGCTCGCCGTGTGGATGGCCGGCGACCACCATCAACTCGCTGCCCTCACTCGCCTCCAGCTCGATGCGCGCCTCGCCCTCCAGGAAGGCGGCCTGCGCCACGGCGAGCGTCTGGCCATTGACCCGCACGGCCCCGTCCTTGAGATAGACGATCGCCCGCCAGCCGGCCGGCGGTTCGATGGCATGCCGACCGCCGGCATCCAGCATCACGTGGCGGTACAGCGCGTCGGTCTTCAGGGAGACTCGACCGCCCTCACCGGCAATGCGCCGCTCGCGTCCGCCGTCGAACGCCACCTCGGGCACGGTCTCGGCAGGGGCCTCCTCGTAGGCCGGTTCGCTGGCCTTCAGTCGACGCGGCAGGTTCACCCAGAGCTGGATACCGCTGGTGGTCTCTTCGACCGAGGGCATTTCCGAGTGGACGATGCCGGAGCCGGCCGTGAAACGCTGGGCCCCGCCCGGCCCCACGGTCGAGACATTGCCCAGGTTGTCGCGGTGCTCGATCTCGCCACTGAACAGGTAGGTAATCGCCTCGAAGCCGCGATGGGGGTGCTCGGGAAACCCCGTGCCCGCGCCAAGCTCGAAGTGATCGAACATCACGAACGGATCGAAGTTCATGAACGTCGGCAACGGCAGGTGCCGCTTGACCCGCGCCCCGGCGCCCTCGGCCATCACGGTGGCATGCCGAATCTCGATGCTCACAGCAGCACCTCGCGCTCATCGCGATGCACACCCCGATGGTGGGGTTGGTCGAAGGCGATCTTCGGTCCACGCGGCACGATCCCCGTCGGGTTGATCCAGTCGTGGCTGACGTAATAATGGTGCTTGATGTGGTCGAGCCGCACCGTCTCGGCCACGCCGGGCCACTGG harbors:
- a CDS encoding pirin family protein, whose amino-acid sequence is MSIEIRHATVMAEGAGARVKRHLPLPTFMNFDPFVMFDHFELGAGTGFPEHPHRGFEAITYLFSGEIEHRDNLGNVSTVGPGGAQRFTAGSGIVHSEMPSVEETTSGIQLWVNLPRRLKASEPAYEEAPAETVPEVAFDGGRERRIAGEGGRVSLKTDALYRHVMLDAGGRHAIEPPAGWRAIVYLKDGAVRVNGQTLAVAQAAFLEGEARIELEASEGSELMVVAGHPHGEPIRQRGPYVD